Within Eremothecium cymbalariae DBVPG#7215 chromosome 3, complete sequence, the genomic segment AGGATGTTGCAAGCCACTAAAATGCGTAAACTGCTGCGGCTTATTTTAACTTACAACTGCACAGTAaaggaatttttggattaCGTCAACAGGTCTAGTGTTGAGGACCAAGGAGGGCAACTCTTTATGGAATTCGATATTGGGTCGCAGGCTAACCGGCATGTAAAATCCAATAAAGATTGTGCAGTCAATGCGTTCGCAGCATATGAATGAGAcagataaatatattatatgaagAGTTCAGTATTGATagatatttataatatttataatattttgtattttatttacttTTCTGATTATGTTTTTATGAATTCGTTATAtttcttgattttaatatatgATTTGGAAGTGAAAGAGCTCTTTCAAGCTGATTAATGTAGCGTGGAGTTTTACCGAAACCAATGTAAACAACActataatattttacatTTGATTGAAAGACGATTGGTTTAACAGCAGCATTTTTACACACTATGAtgtgttattattaacttgTTGCTAGTTCGGTTCCTTTGCCACGTAAAAACCCAATAATCATAAATGCAACGGTGAAGCTGAAGAAAAACCACCCTGATATTATTGCTACAAAACTTGCTGTACCAAGGATATGGCATGTCTTATACCAGCGTAACATTACATATCGTATCCCCTCTAATTGCATATTTAATTCGTAATGAGTATCTTGGCCAAACAGCATGGCGCCCCCTCCAGTAGATGTTACTGTAACATTCACCATATCACTATGCGTAGAGACTAAGAAGTCATTCACCTCAAGGGTATTGACATATTCATGTTGCACATGTTCTACCAATCGACGTTGATAGGGTTTATGTTGAATTGCATGTTCCAGTGAATTAAAACACGTTACTATGAAGATTTTGCGTTCGTTATTAACACACACCTCAACAGTTTCTAATGGTAAAGCTTTAAGACAGTAAATTTCTAACTGTATATTTAGAACATACGGACTGTGTTTAGAAACAATTAATTCAAACATATCAGGTTTCAAGGCATCAGGAATCTGCCCTGCACCGAAATCCATCAAGGATCCTTGAGCGGTAAAAGAATTTTCTCGTTTCAAATGCATATGCCACGAATAAGTCTTCTCAGTACTAGATATCCTTTCAATTGGATGAAACGTACCCTGGTACCTTGACTCTTTCGGAATAAGTTGATCGTAGAACTCTTGCCATAACATTGTAGACAAGGGTACTATTAAGATTACCTGAACCcatataataatagtagtGTATGTAAACCAAGGTATCCATTGTAGTGGCCATAGAATATTAATCTGCATACCCTTGCCAATATACTTTCTCTTGCAGACGTTTTGCCTCGATACTAACTGGTCTGAATTATTTGTATATGTAGTTaacaattttgaaaatcgTCAGAACCTTATCGGACTTGTCATGGGTCAAGATGAGAAGCTCAAACTTCACAAAATTATCAGGATCAACAAAATCAGATCATCAATCAAAAAGGAGTAGAGATATAAGAAGGGGTCAAAACTAGGCCAAAGGTATTGGAAATTCCGCTATAAAACAGGAAAGGTATGATATGCccatatatacatacaaaTACATACTTTTTATACATGTGAGTATACAGCAGTTTACTGCAAATAAGCGTATTTATGTGTGAAAATATATAGACACTATACCTTGGAGAATATAGGTTATCTACGCATTCAACAATACCTTCAACAGCGGGATaaagtaaaaaatattaataagttaaaggaaaaagatAAAAGGAAGAAAGTCAGAGGACAGAGAATAAAGACGAGTGTATTTTGTAGTAAATCAGCTGTTAATTCTCTGTCGTATTTCAAAGAAGGCGTTTATCAAAAACCATGGTTTTCTAATGTTCGGTTGACCATTAACGAAAACCTGCAGTAAAATGCATGCGATATTGCAACATATAAAGAAAAGGTTGGTGGGATACAAAAATAGAAGAAATACAGGAATAACCTGTTGCGATGCAACAGTGAAAATCTTGAATTATAACGTGACCATCTTTAATATTAAGCGAACAATGCATACTTTGAGCGAATTTGAATTTCACACGTTCTGAAGATTAGTGGGTGGAGTGGCCTCTATGATATTTAAGCCCATTCAAGTTCTTGTACCGTTTCCCACAAACCTCACATCTGTATGgtttatctttttcaaagcCCATACCATCGGGATAAGGTTCGTTGGATTCCGGGTCGATAATACTAAACGTACCATCAGGGTTTTCATGCAACTTTTGGTTCTGGTGACCATGTGTCTTGTGGTACTTCAAGCCGTTCTGATTCTTATATGTTTTATCACAACCGATAACAGGGCACTTGAAAGGCTTGTGTTCCTCGTGGTCCATAACATATAGTCGTCTAGCGGGGTCATCGATATAGCCTTGTTTTTTGGACTTACCAACatgttcatcatcatcctgatcatcatcctgatca encodes:
- the SEI1 gene encoding seipin (similar to Ashbya gossypii AER072W); this encodes MQINILWPLQWIPWFTYTTIIIWVQVILIVPLSTMLWQEFYDQLIPKESRYQGTFHPIERISSTEKTYSWHMHLKRENSFTAQGSLMDFGAGQIPDALKPDMFELIVSKHSPYVLNIQLEIYCLKALPLETVEVCVNNERKIFIVTCFNSLEHAIQHKPYQRRLVEHVQHEYVNTLEVNDFLVSTHSDMVNVTVTSTGGGAMLFGQDTHYELNMQLEGIRYVMLRWYKTCHILGTASFVAIISGWFFFSFTVAFMIIGFLRGKGTELATS